A single region of the Gossypium arboreum isolate Shixiya-1 chromosome 12, ASM2569848v2, whole genome shotgun sequence genome encodes:
- the LOC108459327 gene encoding VAN3-binding protein-like produces MEEASPRTRRRPEHISHLSLSGTQLPESPRGPMEFLARSWSASALEVSKALAPLHHHHHHHHHPVNGTSTAPKSASNSSCTTTSIPEDINGKTEELDKATADVSNQFSFTSSATSQLVLERIMSQSEVSPLTSGRLSHSSGPLINDNSPPVSPSEEFDDVVKYFRTHNSIQPLFNGGRTSGGNGVNTPSGAKTVGRWLKDRKEKKKEETRAHNAQLHAAISVAAVASAIAAIAAATAASSSTSGKNEQSTKTDLAVASAATLVAAQCVEAAEAMGAERDHLASVVSSAVNVRSHDDILTLTAAAATALRGAATLKARALKEVWNIAAVLPAEKTASVGFCSKGSNGSHSNRNNSGELAPEDFLTACSQELLAKGSELLKRTRKGDLHWKLVSVYMNRTGQVILKMKSKHVAGTFTKKKKNVVLEVCKDIPSWPGRHLFASGEQHRYFGLKTETRGIIEFECRSEREYDMWIQGVSRLLLIAAETERKHRRQSSTTWPPGGQNLDLD; encoded by the exons ATGGAAGAGGCAAGTCCAAGGACCCGTCGTCGACCGGAGCACATTTCCCACCTTTCCCTCTCCGGTACACAGCTGCCGGAGAGCCCAAGAGGTCCAATGGAATTCCTCGCAAGGTCATGGAGCGCTTCGGCTCTCGAAGTGTCCAAAGCCCTCGCCcctcttcatcatcatcatcatcaccatcaCCATCCAGTCAATGGTACTAGTACGGCTCCAAAGTCAGCCAGCAACTCCTCTTGTACCACCACTTCAATACCCGAAGACATAAATGGCAAGACCGAGGAGCTCGATAAGGCCACCGCTGATGTTTCCAATCAGTTCTCTTTCACTTCCTCTGCTACTTCACAGCTCGTCCTTGAACGCATCATGTCACAATCG GAAGTGTCACCATTAACGTCGGGCAGGCTCTCTCACAGTAGTGGACCATTGATTAATGATAATAGCCCACCAGTTTCCCCATCTGAGGAATTCGACGACGTCGTTAAG TATTTCCGTACCCACAACTCCATACAACCATTATTCAATGGCGGTCGGACGAGTGGTGGTAATGGAGTCAACACACCCAGCGGGGCCAAGACAGTGGGGAGATGGTTAAAAGacagaaaagagaaaaagaaagaagaaaccaGAGCTCACAATGCACAGCTGCACGCTGCTATCTCAGTCGCTGCGGTTGCCTCCGCCATAGCAGCCATTGCAGCTGCCACCGCGGCTTCTTCTTCTACCTCGGGAAAGAACGAACAGTCTACCAAAACCGACCTGGCTGTGGCATCCGCGGCTACGTTAGTCGCCGCACAATGCGTGGAGGCTGCTGAAGCCATGGGTGCCGAACGTGACCATCTTGCGTCGGTTGTGAGCTCTGCTGTTAATGTTCGCTCACATGATGATATATTGACTCTTACTGCTGCTGCTGCTACAG CTTTACGTGGGGCAGCAACCTTAAAGGCAAGAGCACTAAAGGAAGTGTGGAACATTGCGGCGGTCCTTCCGGCGGAGAAGACGGCAAGTGTTGGATTCTGTTCGAAAGGCAGCAATGGCAGCCATTCGAACCGCAACAATAGTGGAGAACTTGCCCCAGAGGATTTCCTTACTGCCTGCAGTCAAGAGCTTCTCGCCAAGGGTAGTGAACTTCTCAAAAGAACTCGGAAAG GTGATCTTCACTGGAAACTTGTCTCGGTTTATATGAATAGGACAGGCCAG GTGATTTTGAAGATGAAGAGCAAGCATGTTGCTGGGACATTcaccaaaaagaaaaaga atgtggttctggAGGTGTGCAAGGACATTCCGTCATGGCCAGGGAGACACCTATTCGCTAGCGGAGAGCAGCATCGTTATTTTGGATTGAAGACTGAAACGAGAGGGATTATTGAGTTCGAGTGCAGAAGTGAGAGAGAATATGATATGTGGATTCAAGGTGTGTCGAGGCTTCTTTTGATTGCTGCTGAAACTGAAAGGAAGCACAGAAGACAAAGTTCAACTACATGGCCTCCTGGTGGCCAGAATTTGGACTTAGATTAG
- the LOC108457746 gene encoding uncharacterized protein LOC108457746 isoform X3: MISNDHNLGSDVPLKNPDRNVSSFAMQLKYAQGMEAIESKPSDGVGSLLNLENETMGSIGDFEDDVFDNLENMFKALGLCMMEIGLCLARICDRAIGGNELEQSLLESCAAKGRLIHYHSMVDSLVLREAGPKKGSSKRNPNNHARSKENLMKGANLDTIGNEVRLCEIHPNLWQQWHYDYGIFTLLTDPMFLLSSHRTTAKSEFSNSSDQECASPSGHSYLQVFHPNKNKVLMVKASPESFIVQVGESADILSKGKLRSTLHCVRRPARFENLSRETFVVFLQPAWSKTFSISDYPMEHYNPSVHHLEQAEEHYFADQDQNALTQEIQKIVPPLSARLKDGMTFAEFSRETTKQYYGGSGLQSNK; the protein is encoded by the exons ATGATCTCAAAC GACCACAACTTGGGGAGTGATGTTCCATTGAAAAACCCAGATAGGAATGTCTCCTCTTTCGCGATGCAGCTCAAATATGCTCAAGGTATGGAAGCCATTGAAAGTAAACCAAGCGACGGAGTAGGTAGccttttgaatttggaaaatgaAACTATGGGTAGTATCGGTGATTTTGAGGATGATGTATTTGATAATCTTGAGAATATGTTCAAGGCACTAGGATTGTGCATGATGGAAATAGGGCTCTGTCTTGCTCGAATATGTGATAGGGCCATTGGAGGCAATGAGCTTGAGCAAAGCTTATTGGAATCATGTGCAGCAAAAGGACGACTTATACATTATCATTCAATGGTTGATAGCCTTGTTCTTAGAGAAGCTGGTCCAAAGAAGGGATCGAGTAAAAGAAATCCTAATAATCATGCAAGAAGCAAGGAGAATTTAATGAAAGGTGCTAATTTGGACACAATTGGTAATGAAGTTAGGTTATGTGAAATTCATCCCAACCTATGGCAACAGTGGCATTATGACTATGGTATCTTCACTCTTTTGACTGATCCCATGTTTCTCCTGTCCTCACACCGAACTACAGCAAAAAGTGAATTTTCCAATTCTAGCGATCAAGAATGTGCTTCACCAAGTGGGCATTCATACTTGCAGGTTTTTCACCCTAACAAGAATAAAGTCCTCATGGTGAAGGCCTCTCCTGAAAGCTTCATTGTTCAGGTTGGTGAATCAGCAGATATCTTATCCAAAGGAAAGCTACGGTCTACCCTTCACTGTGTGCGTAGACCAGCAAGGTTCGAAAATTTAAGCAGAGAAACTTTCGTTGTGTTTTTGCAGCCTGCTTGGAGTAAAACTTTCTCGATCTCAGATTACCCCATGGAACATTACAACCCAAGCGTTCATCATTTGGAACAAGCTGAGGAACATTACTTTGCTGATCAAGACCAAAATGCACTAACTCAGGAAATTCAAAAAATAGTTCCACCACTTTCAGCACGATTGAAGGATGGGATGACATTTGCAGAATTCTCACGTGAGACTACGAAGCAGTATTATGGTGGCAGTGGTTTACAATCTAATAAATGA
- the LOC108457746 gene encoding uncharacterized protein LOC108457746 isoform X1, producing MEEGCEILQLYEIPYSDLLLLSSSSSSCSHYQERMIMENLGPTGPGLFAITNVPDASLLRRKLLPLARKLALLSPDDLKRILRDHNLGSDVPLKNPDRNVSSFAMQLKYAQGMEAIESKPSDGVGSLLNLENETMGSIGDFEDDVFDNLENMFKALGLCMMEIGLCLARICDRAIGGNELEQSLLESCAAKGRLIHYHSMVDSLVLREAGPKKGSSKRNPNNHARSKENLMKGANLDTIGNEVRLCEIHPNLWQQWHYDYGIFTLLTDPMFLLSSHRTTAKSEFSNSSDQECASPSGHSYLQVFHPNKNKVLMVKASPESFIVQVGESADILSKGKLRSTLHCVRRPARFENLSRETFVVFLQPAWSKTFSISDYPMEHYNPSVHHLEQAEEHYFADQDQNALTQEIQKIVPPLSARLKDGMTFAEFSRETTKQYYGGSGLQSNK from the exons ATGGAAGAAGGATGCGAAATTTTGCAGCTCTACGAAATTCCGTACTCGGATCTCTTGCTTctatcatcttcttcctcatcGTGTTCCCATTATCAAGAGAGAATGATAATGGAAAACCTGGGGCCGACGGGCCCTGGCCTCTTCGCTATTACAAACGTTCCCGACGCTTCGCTTCTCCGACGAAAGCTCCTCCCTCTTGCTCGCAAGCTGGCTCTTCTTAGCCCCGATGATCTCAAACGTATTCTCAGA GACCACAACTTGGGGAGTGATGTTCCATTGAAAAACCCAGATAGGAATGTCTCCTCTTTCGCGATGCAGCTCAAATATGCTCAAGGTATGGAAGCCATTGAAAGTAAACCAAGCGACGGAGTAGGTAGccttttgaatttggaaaatgaAACTATGGGTAGTATCGGTGATTTTGAGGATGATGTATTTGATAATCTTGAGAATATGTTCAAGGCACTAGGATTGTGCATGATGGAAATAGGGCTCTGTCTTGCTCGAATATGTGATAGGGCCATTGGAGGCAATGAGCTTGAGCAAAGCTTATTGGAATCATGTGCAGCAAAAGGACGACTTATACATTATCATTCAATGGTTGATAGCCTTGTTCTTAGAGAAGCTGGTCCAAAGAAGGGATCGAGTAAAAGAAATCCTAATAATCATGCAAGAAGCAAGGAGAATTTAATGAAAGGTGCTAATTTGGACACAATTGGTAATGAAGTTAGGTTATGTGAAATTCATCCCAACCTATGGCAACAGTGGCATTATGACTATGGTATCTTCACTCTTTTGACTGATCCCATGTTTCTCCTGTCCTCACACCGAACTACAGCAAAAAGTGAATTTTCCAATTCTAGCGATCAAGAATGTGCTTCACCAAGTGGGCATTCATACTTGCAGGTTTTTCACCCTAACAAGAATAAAGTCCTCATGGTGAAGGCCTCTCCTGAAAGCTTCATTGTTCAGGTTGGTGAATCAGCAGATATCTTATCCAAAGGAAAGCTACGGTCTACCCTTCACTGTGTGCGTAGACCAGCAAGGTTCGAAAATTTAAGCAGAGAAACTTTCGTTGTGTTTTTGCAGCCTGCTTGGAGTAAAACTTTCTCGATCTCAGATTACCCCATGGAACATTACAACCCAAGCGTTCATCATTTGGAACAAGCTGAGGAACATTACTTTGCTGATCAAGACCAAAATGCACTAACTCAGGAAATTCAAAAAATAGTTCCACCACTTTCAGCACGATTGAAGGATGGGATGACATTTGCAGAATTCTCACGTGAGACTACGAAGCAGTATTATGGTGGCAGTGGTTTACAATCTAATAAATGA
- the LOC108457746 gene encoding uncharacterized protein LOC108457746 isoform X2, with translation MEEGCEILQLYEIPYSDLLLLSSSSSSCSHYQERMIMENLGPTGPGLFAITNVPDASLLRRKLLPLARKLALLSPDDLKRILRDHNLGSDVPLKNPDRNVSSFAMQLKYAQGMEAIESKPSDGVGSLLNLENETMGSIGDFEDDVFDNLENMFKALGLCMMEIGLCLARICDRAIGGNELEQSLLESCAAKGRLIHYHSMVDSLVLREAGPKKGSSKRNPNNHARSKENLMKGANLDTIGNEVRLCEIHPNLWQQWHYDYGIFTLLTDPMFLLSSHRTTAKSEFSNSSDQECASPSGHSYLQVFHPNKNKVLMVKASPESFIVQPAWSKTFSISDYPMEHYNPSVHHLEQAEEHYFADQDQNALTQEIQKIVPPLSARLKDGMTFAEFSRETTKQYYGGSGLQSNK, from the exons ATGGAAGAAGGATGCGAAATTTTGCAGCTCTACGAAATTCCGTACTCGGATCTCTTGCTTctatcatcttcttcctcatcGTGTTCCCATTATCAAGAGAGAATGATAATGGAAAACCTGGGGCCGACGGGCCCTGGCCTCTTCGCTATTACAAACGTTCCCGACGCTTCGCTTCTCCGACGAAAGCTCCTCCCTCTTGCTCGCAAGCTGGCTCTTCTTAGCCCCGATGATCTCAAACGTATTCTCAGA GACCACAACTTGGGGAGTGATGTTCCATTGAAAAACCCAGATAGGAATGTCTCCTCTTTCGCGATGCAGCTCAAATATGCTCAAGGTATGGAAGCCATTGAAAGTAAACCAAGCGACGGAGTAGGTAGccttttgaatttggaaaatgaAACTATGGGTAGTATCGGTGATTTTGAGGATGATGTATTTGATAATCTTGAGAATATGTTCAAGGCACTAGGATTGTGCATGATGGAAATAGGGCTCTGTCTTGCTCGAATATGTGATAGGGCCATTGGAGGCAATGAGCTTGAGCAAAGCTTATTGGAATCATGTGCAGCAAAAGGACGACTTATACATTATCATTCAATGGTTGATAGCCTTGTTCTTAGAGAAGCTGGTCCAAAGAAGGGATCGAGTAAAAGAAATCCTAATAATCATGCAAGAAGCAAGGAGAATTTAATGAAAGGTGCTAATTTGGACACAATTGGTAATGAAGTTAGGTTATGTGAAATTCATCCCAACCTATGGCAACAGTGGCATTATGACTATGGTATCTTCACTCTTTTGACTGATCCCATGTTTCTCCTGTCCTCACACCGAACTACAGCAAAAAGTGAATTTTCCAATTCTAGCGATCAAGAATGTGCTTCACCAAGTGGGCATTCATACTTGCAGGTTTTTCACCCTAACAAGAATAAAGTCCTCATGGTGAAGGCCTCTCCTGAAAGCTTCATTGTTCAG CCTGCTTGGAGTAAAACTTTCTCGATCTCAGATTACCCCATGGAACATTACAACCCAAGCGTTCATCATTTGGAACAAGCTGAGGAACATTACTTTGCTGATCAAGACCAAAATGCACTAACTCAGGAAATTCAAAAAATAGTTCCACCACTTTCAGCACGATTGAAGGATGGGATGACATTTGCAGAATTCTCACGTGAGACTACGAAGCAGTATTATGGTGGCAGTGGTTTACAATCTAATAAATGA
- the LOC108457746 gene encoding uncharacterized protein LOC108457746 isoform X4: MEEGCEILQLYEIPYSDLLLLSSSSSSCSHYQERMIMENLGPTGPGLFAITNVPDASLLRRKLLPLARKLALLSPDDLKRILRDHNLGSDVPLKNPDRNVSSFAMQLKYAQGMEAIESKPSDGVGSLLNLENETMGSIGDFEDDVFDNLENMFKALGLCMMEIGLCLARICDRAIGGNELEQSLLESCAAKGRLIHYHSMVDSLVLREAGPKKGSSKRNPNNHARSKENLMKGANLDTIGNEVRLCEIHPNLWQQWHYDYGIFTLLTDPMFLLSSHRTTAKSEFSNSSDQECASPSGHSYLQVFHPNKNKVLMVKASPESFIVQVGESADILSKGKLRSTLHCVRRPARLPHGTLQPKRSSFGTS; encoded by the exons ATGGAAGAAGGATGCGAAATTTTGCAGCTCTACGAAATTCCGTACTCGGATCTCTTGCTTctatcatcttcttcctcatcGTGTTCCCATTATCAAGAGAGAATGATAATGGAAAACCTGGGGCCGACGGGCCCTGGCCTCTTCGCTATTACAAACGTTCCCGACGCTTCGCTTCTCCGACGAAAGCTCCTCCCTCTTGCTCGCAAGCTGGCTCTTCTTAGCCCCGATGATCTCAAACGTATTCTCAGA GACCACAACTTGGGGAGTGATGTTCCATTGAAAAACCCAGATAGGAATGTCTCCTCTTTCGCGATGCAGCTCAAATATGCTCAAGGTATGGAAGCCATTGAAAGTAAACCAAGCGACGGAGTAGGTAGccttttgaatttggaaaatgaAACTATGGGTAGTATCGGTGATTTTGAGGATGATGTATTTGATAATCTTGAGAATATGTTCAAGGCACTAGGATTGTGCATGATGGAAATAGGGCTCTGTCTTGCTCGAATATGTGATAGGGCCATTGGAGGCAATGAGCTTGAGCAAAGCTTATTGGAATCATGTGCAGCAAAAGGACGACTTATACATTATCATTCAATGGTTGATAGCCTTGTTCTTAGAGAAGCTGGTCCAAAGAAGGGATCGAGTAAAAGAAATCCTAATAATCATGCAAGAAGCAAGGAGAATTTAATGAAAGGTGCTAATTTGGACACAATTGGTAATGAAGTTAGGTTATGTGAAATTCATCCCAACCTATGGCAACAGTGGCATTATGACTATGGTATCTTCACTCTTTTGACTGATCCCATGTTTCTCCTGTCCTCACACCGAACTACAGCAAAAAGTGAATTTTCCAATTCTAGCGATCAAGAATGTGCTTCACCAAGTGGGCATTCATACTTGCAGGTTTTTCACCCTAACAAGAATAAAGTCCTCATGGTGAAGGCCTCTCCTGAAAGCTTCATTGTTCAGGTTGGTGAATCAGCAGATATCTTATCCAAAGGAAAGCTACGGTCTACCCTTCACTGTGTGCGTAGACCAGCAAG ATTACCCCATGGAACATTACAACCCAAGCGTTCATCATTTGGAACAAGCTGA